One Parasteatoda tepidariorum isolate YZ-2023 chromosome 1, CAS_Ptep_4.0, whole genome shotgun sequence genomic window, AACTAATAGGCAGCTCTAAATATGACGAAGCTtcctaatattttattcatatatctTCTGGAAAGTTACATTTAACCTGTTTAACCAAAATCGGCTATTTACTAATCAATTAAAGTGTGCAACCATTATTTTCCGTTTAGCATTATTTCCCAAGTAATACTTTAAACCaatatttgcataattaattgtgctaattaatatatatatagttacaGTAGTGACTGAAAATTCTataaacatatttgtaaataaatattcatagttTTCGTCATCTcattaattatttgcttaaaaaaataagttttgctgccgtatttttcaaaaaaatttaaataactcttatattttatatagttgTTTAATTGTGAGTTTAAATCACTAtgtattttagattaaatattagCGTAAATAGAAGTtgaaattcttgaaatattcGGTTGAGCAAATAATATGTGGTCTAGTTTTGAACATTTCAGTTAAGgtttcatttgcattttaagCAATAGGAGATCCTGTTTATATCAAATTgatcataaaaattagaatagtaTTACaagaaaatgtcatttaagagaaataaatgaaCAAGAAATTAACCATATCTAAGCAACCGGTGTATTTGCATTGCGTTGGTGGTATAGAATGATATTCCTTTCAAAGCTTTCCTAGCTTTTTTTGACAGAAACATCATTCAGAAGACTCGGTATGGTCAATTTTTATATGCTGTAAGGAATTGTATGTATAATAATCCCTATacacttatattttgtaataagataaagataaatattttgtttgaatatgagCAAATAAGAATTTGTAAAGAGCAGTAATTTTGGAAGTAGCTGGGTGGTTTTCGTAATGAAagtgcaaaaattatattttttacattaaagaaaacaaCGCAAGACAAGttactaatacaaaataatctaaTCGTGCATACATGTGAAATTGTCAAAGGGTGATACAAAATTGAGAATGAGATACAAAATTACATGCATGCGATctgtacaaaaataataaatttatagtttatatcttcaCTAGCAATTGATAGATATTTCTACAGAAAAAGATTGATCTTTTCTCTGAAGCATTAAGACATGATTTAACAATGACCAGAAAATGAATCTTAACAATACGCATTAAAAGTCTTATTTCAGGTTCTTTTTCTGCTAAATGATTCCACGATGcgtcaattttattttcgtggTAGTAAACAGAAATGTTGAAACAAGCGTGATGCGAACATCTCTTTAATAACAAAGGGCAATTCTACGGTTATTAAGCGTTTAACgcataaatttaatctaagtatttgtccaaaaaaaatttaaatatgtgtaTATGCCTTAAGTATCTGAGTGCAAAATGTTAATAGATAAACactattttattcacttttttaaaattattttcttcttatttctttttaattatcttataactattaatttctaGTAGTGTTTATGGAAGGTCTATGATTGTTCTAATCATGCTTGCCCAAAACATATCCCTAAATCAAGGTCAAACAAGCATTCCTACTCCAATTCATGTATGCATATAATTGTGTTACACtccattctattttatttttatgcatgctTTTCAAACCCACATTAAAGACCTGACTTATAACTACtgtagtatttttgaaattttgcaataGACATTcgaaatcaattaatttttcattaagaaatcagtaataaaatttcaagtgaGATTATAGtgaaatcattaaaagttttcaattataaCTTGATCATTAACAAATAGATTCAAAATTcccaattcaatttaaattaatttatattaattaattttaatactaatgttTTTGATTCTAATTGcacatgcaattttttaacaatttttataaatattaaaaaaaaatacacattgcATATGTATTGCTTCAAAAATACCgcttatatttttgatgaagcatttaatttaaaaattaaaaataaatgaaaaatattaggcTCAGagagtaaaactaattttttttaaaacaatataaaactaaaagataccatttaaatttaacaaagaatgaaaattttatttttcactttattaataatgcattgattaattaaattttaattagaataaagaaaaaatttgctttcattttttactttgattttcttatttaaatattcactttGAAGAAAATTCTGCAGTTTTAATtgatgtataaaaaaagaaaaaatgaaatcttactgcattaattatttaaataaataactttttccatttctaaattattcattgcttaaattatattaatggaaatttatcatgaatataGTGATGTTTCATAAAGCATTTGATctctaaagaataaaaatatttattgaacgttaagtaaatatttgagtaccgttttatttaaacaattatatatacttttttattccgATCAACGACCTATAAAAAAAGGTTGGAATCTACAaacttattcttaatatttaatttatatatcaaaatttttgtttaaggtaaattaaatttctgggTATGACGCCGTTgtagatattttattgaaatcacctttgaattattcaaagagaaaaaatatcccttttagatatgataaaaaagcatcaaatctttaagcttaaaaaatatgactaagAGACAGATTTGTTTCAGAATGAACTTTTTAATATGTACGTGTTtcgcaaaaatgtaaaattgtaatgaagagaaaaattaacattgagtAATTGTtggaaagatatttaaaactgtttcgattattaaaaaaattataattgaaatttatcaattcatGTGATTCAACCCATGGCTAAAACTCTGGTCTGATATACTAGCGGACCCGACAGACGATGTCCTGTACACGCGTcattaattggaaaatttcaaatttttttgaataagctGTAACAATCTGGATCgttttgatgtaaatttttattaaaaagttatcatATTAGCGTCATTACATATATCTTATCACAATTCGACCAATCGATAGCGTGTGAGTATGTGTATACTATCAGTGAAGTTAAATGTAGAGgttcttttaaatcaaaacttaaaattattttaattaaaggtaaaaaagtgaaaacttaaactattttataacagatatattttttcaattaaaaaaaaattaagttattgtaATGCCATTAGATGTACAATATTTTCGGTTAATCCTTCAGGAGCATACACAAACAAATTCGAGGGTTTTCCAACTCTGGAACACCCACCATATAATTGACCGTGAGAAAAGCACGGGTTTTCTAAATCTAAGCCACAAATTGTCATTGTTTGACCTTGTGACTTATTAATAGTCATAGCAAATGCTAAGCGGATTGGAAATTGCAAACGTTTGAATGGTATAGGCGAATCTGAAGGAATCATCTGGATCCGCGGTAGAAGTACAACTTCACCTTGAAATTTTCCACTTAAAATAGAGGCTTCCAAAATGTTACCCATGATTTTTTTGATGACCAGTCGCGTGCCATTACATAATTTTGGAGCATTCAAATTTCTAAGCAAAATTATAGGTGAACCAATCTTCAATCGCAAATTATGGGGTGGCATTTCAGGTAAATccagtgaatttaaaaactcgGCAGAATAGTTGACAACTTCATCAGGATCAACAACAATGTCAATCGATTTGAATGTAATTTCACTACCAGGCAATGAATgttgtactttaaaattaattgcgtCAACATCTAAATCTTTTGCGGCTAAAATAGCTCGCTCACTAAGCCATACATGATTAGTATAATTTTGTGGCAAATCTGGaaagatactttttattaactCCTCCTTGGTAGGCACAATGTTGCAAAAATTCTGTGGGAGTCGAATATATTGTGTATCTTCATACAATTGAATTTTATCATTGCCAATGTCTAACAGTTGCTCGGAGAATCTTGACGCTAATGGATCATTTTGAAGTTGAACACGCATATTAAGAGTAAGGcataattcataatattaagAGTAAGGCATAAGTttcacttaattaaattttatataacgcAATCTCTCACTTTCGATTTTTACATACATATCAACAATGTACTGATGAAATAGCTGTCTGCATCGGAGAATGTTATTATCTTCATTTTCACGAATCATCAACCGGTATGCGAAGAAGTTCATTGCACTAACTTTCCTGATTAGTTCTTCAcctgtaaataaaactatttataagataaacagaaataattggctaaaaaaaattataaaataatctataagtTGCGCCTGTTGTTGGATtcctttgtttaatatttaaatgatatccATCTTCTCCTTCCCAAAATATCAACGGATATTGCAGTGCGTCGTAAGAACGATGATTGTCttgaattatttgtattatattatctCTGCGTTGTATGCGAATATCTCGACGTTCACATGGGTCACCAGCCATAACAATTGCAACTTCATTAACAGTTGGAACATTATGTGGGCCTGCGTGCTCTCCATAGTGCACTTTGTCTGCTTTAATAACAATGGCGTAGTTGTCGTTTTGCAGTCTGTTGGAAAGAGTCTTGAACAATCGTATCAATTGGTTATGGTTTTGCAAGAACGTTTCCAAAATGTCCACAATTTCTCGTTCCTCCATCTGCTCTATATGGTTGTATACGCATCGTGTATGAGTTTGTTGCTCCTCATCGCCCATAAAGtaaatttgtaagaattttGGATCGACATTAGGCATTGGAAGCAATGAACCAATTTGGTGGTACACTTGACCTTGAATCTTAAATgtagattcaaaattacgacCATCCTCATTATGAACAATTTTTGTTGCTCCAAATGATGTCATTTGAAAGCAAGAATTGAATTTACGAATTTTCCGCAAAAACAATTTCGATTGAGATGCGGTTCCAGctaataatgttttcaaaggTTCCGGTGGTGGATTTAACGGTGGAAGTGAAATTTTTCCAGATGCGCAACATAAACCAGCTGATTCACCTTTG contains:
- the LOC107440294 gene encoding ATP-dependent DNA helicase PIF6-like; this translates as MRVQLQNDPLASRFSEQLLDIGNDKIQLYEDTQYIRLPQNFCNIVPTKEELIKSIFPDLPQNYTNHVWLSERAILAAKDLDVDAINFKVQHSLPGSEITFKSIDIVVDPDEVVNYSAEFLNSLDLPEMPPHNLRLKIGSPIILLRNLNAPKLCNGTRLVIKKIMGNILEASILSGKFQGEVVLLPRIQMIPSDSPIPFKRLQFPIRLAFAMTINKSQGQTMTICGLDLENPCFSHGQLYGGCSRVGKPSNLFVYAPEGLTENIVHLMALQ